A section of the Flavobacteriales bacterium genome encodes:
- a CDS encoding 1-acyl-sn-glycerol-3-phosphate acyltransferase has product MFRLFSLLMFRLLGWRIEDHRPRDLDRYIVVVAPHTSNWDFLIGLFTRSIARMGDVRYLAKRELFRPPFGAVFRWLGGYPVDRGQKNQLVDQVADLFRTEPGFKIAITPEGTRRRVDTWKTGFYHIAVKAKVPIILAAMDYGRKCVSFSAPFWPTGDVDADVEAMKAHFRPVRGRNPEQGVH; this is encoded by the coding sequence ATGTTCAGGCTGTTCTCCCTCCTGATGTTCCGCCTGCTGGGCTGGCGGATCGAGGACCATCGTCCCCGGGACCTTGACCGCTACATCGTGGTGGTGGCGCCGCACACCAGCAATTGGGACTTCCTCATCGGGCTCTTCACCCGCAGCATCGCCCGCATGGGCGATGTGCGGTACCTCGCCAAGCGCGAACTGTTCCGCCCGCCTTTCGGCGCGGTGTTCCGCTGGTTGGGCGGCTATCCGGTGGACCGCGGCCAGAAGAACCAGCTCGTGGACCAGGTGGCCGACCTCTTCCGCACCGAACCGGGCTTCAAGATCGCCATCACGCCGGAGGGCACCCGCAGGCGCGTGGACACCTGGAAGACCGGCTTCTACCACATCGCCGTGAAGGCGAAGGTGCCCATCATCCTGGCGGCGATGGACTACGGCCGCAAGTGCGTCTCGTTCTCCGCGCCCTTCTGGCCCACCGGCGATGTGGACGCTGATGTGGAGGCCATGAAGGCCCATTTCCGCCCCGTGCGCGGACGCAACCCCGAACAGGGCGTGCACTGA